The following are encoded together in the Ovis aries strain OAR_USU_Benz2616 breed Rambouillet chromosome X, ARS-UI_Ramb_v3.0, whole genome shotgun sequence genome:
- the LOC114111437 gene encoding melanoma-associated antigen 10-like: MSELSRPEEDLQEPGEAQGPVEVQLLVAEVGEAPRDLASYPPASCSTPVEPLPREILNEMMANLMKFLLLKYRAKKLTSLAEMLNNVFRDNQDHFPVVFSQALEYLQLAFGVEVKEVDPTEHIYVLVPTLGLTCDEMLSDGQGLPKAGLLVLVLSVIMCSGDPAPEEAVWGALSRMGVYVGSEHCFFGEPRELLTQVWVWERYLEYQQVPDSDPARYEFLWGPRAYAETSKEQVMAFVLRVTQRVLRAFSLLSAEAAREEE, translated from the coding sequence ATGAGTGAACTCAGCAGACCCGAGGAAGACCTTCAGGAGCCAGGAGAGGCCCAGGGCCCTGTAGAGGTGCAGCTCTTGGTGGCTGAGGTGGGGGAGGCCCCACGTGACTTGGCCTCCTACCCCCCAGCATCCTGCTCCACTCCTGTGGAGCCCTTGCCCCGagaaattctgaatgagatgatgGCTAACCTTATGAAGTTCCTGCTCCTCAAGTATCGAGCCAAGAAGCTGACCTCCCTGGCAGAAATGCTGAATAATGTCTTCAGGGATAACCAGGATCACTTCCCGGTGGTCTTCAGTCAAGCCTTAGAGTACCTGCAGCTGGCCTTTGGTGTGGAGGTGAAGGAGGTGGATCCCACAGAGCACATCTACGTCTTGGTCCCCACCCTGGGCCTCACCTGTGATGAGATGCTGAGCGATGGGCAGGGCCTGCCCAAGGCTGGCCTCCTGGTGCTGGTCCTCAGCGTGATCATGTGTAGTGGAGACCCGGCCCCTGAGGAGGCAGTCTGGGGAGCACTCAGCAGGATGGGGGTGTATGTTGGGAGCGAGCACTGTTTCTTTGGGGAACCCAGGGAGCTGCTGACCCAAGTGTGGGTGTGGGAGAGGTACCTGGAGTACCAGCAGGTGCCTGACAGTGACCCTGCTCGCTACGAGTTCCTGTGGGGTCCCCGGGCCTATGCGGAGACCAGCAAAGAGCAAGTCATGGCATTtgtgctcagggtcacacaaAGGGTTTTGAGGGCCTTCTCACTCCTGTCTGCAGAGGCTGCGAGGGAGGAGGAATAG